In Maridesulfovibrio sp., a single genomic region encodes these proteins:
- a CDS encoding UPF0489 family protein: MGDWLVEFQGRNHSTAVKLNFLWKQDNVFIMDNHRAALWCWGEALRTESELSLFHVDRHFDALFSQQDYAHFPHDEFEGMGITEYLSAGYDNDFFAVTPLFRWDNYLGLFIAEYQQRITEWAFATHGKGTPPKGIGYAAYEPWEFPHAIGELTGKWIFNLDLDYFFGRMGNGKMGRLFTDEYIHDWGTALAAGLENGTVRTLTVSLSPECAAGWQEAESALEIFMGGLGMDFSLPAD, from the coding sequence ATGGGCGATTGGCTGGTAGAATTTCAGGGACGCAATCATTCCACTGCCGTTAAACTGAATTTTCTTTGGAAGCAGGATAACGTTTTCATAATGGACAACCACCGTGCCGCATTGTGGTGCTGGGGTGAAGCGCTCAGAACAGAATCGGAACTTTCTCTTTTCCACGTTGACCGCCATTTTGATGCCCTTTTTTCACAGCAGGACTATGCCCACTTTCCCCACGATGAATTTGAAGGTATGGGCATAACCGAATATCTTTCGGCCGGATACGACAACGACTTTTTTGCGGTCACCCCCCTTTTCAGATGGGACAACTATCTGGGTTTATTCATCGCAGAATATCAGCAGAGAATTACGGAATGGGCCTTCGCCACCCACGGCAAGGGCACACCGCCTAAAGGAATCGGATACGCCGCCTACGAGCCCTGGGAATTCCCGCACGCCATAGGGGAACTTACCGGGAAATGGATATTCAACCTGGACCTCGACTATTTCTTCGGACGTATGGGTAATGGGAAAATGGGCCGCCTGTTCACGGATGAGTACATCCATGACTGGGGAACGGCTCTTGCCGCCGGGCTTGAAAACGGCACCGTTCGCACCCTTACGGTAAGCCTCAGTCCGGAATGTGCGGCAGGATGGCAGGAAGCAGAATCCGCATTGGAAATATTCATGGGCGGACTTGGAATGGACTTTTCACTGCCCGCCGACTGA
- a CDS encoding ABC transporter substrate binding protein codes for MTKFLSVGLTVCLVLLAFCSLVSAADKEKKTVFIVHSYSMKNICGAPQHQGVVEALREKGFTEGDNLVIHASAMDTKRTNNTPELILKEADRVLKEINTVKPDIVVVLDDNAFRTVGLELVDTDVDVVFSGMNGQPEDYDRTRKWLNSRNKPGHNITGVYEKLLVSDAFRVQKMILPNLEKILMVSDNSPTGTAVRKQFLMEAPGNSSGIEFYLRIARSWEEYMEIIKEADEDPQTGTIYSAATTLQDKDGRTHTTEEIIKWTVANSRTPGIPLNYSFVRLGMLGGAGVDFIAMGRQAGGMAARILKGTPAGDIPLEDAKRYALVFNLKRARELGLTIPNDMLMAADAVYK; via the coding sequence ATGACCAAGTTCCTGTCGGTCGGCCTGACAGTCTGCCTTGTTCTTCTGGCATTTTGCAGTTTAGTGTCTGCCGCGGATAAAGAGAAAAAAACAGTTTTTATTGTACACAGTTACAGCATGAAAAACATATGCGGAGCACCACAGCATCAGGGTGTTGTGGAAGCGCTTCGCGAGAAAGGTTTTACTGAAGGCGACAACCTTGTGATCCATGCCAGTGCCATGGACACAAAAAGGACCAACAATACCCCGGAACTGATTCTCAAGGAAGCTGACAGAGTTCTGAAAGAGATAAACACGGTAAAACCGGATATAGTAGTGGTTCTTGACGACAACGCCTTCAGGACCGTCGGCCTTGAACTTGTTGATACAGATGTTGACGTTGTGTTCAGCGGGATGAACGGCCAGCCGGAAGATTACGACAGGACAAGGAAATGGCTGAACAGCAGAAACAAACCGGGACACAACATTACCGGAGTATATGAAAAACTGCTGGTTTCCGATGCCTTCCGCGTACAGAAAATGATACTGCCGAATCTTGAAAAGATACTCATGGTATCCGACAACTCCCCCACCGGTACGGCAGTGCGCAAGCAATTCCTCATGGAAGCCCCCGGCAACAGTTCCGGGATAGAATTTTACCTGCGCATAGCCCGTTCCTGGGAAGAATACATGGAAATAATAAAGGAAGCTGACGAGGACCCGCAGACAGGAACCATCTATTCGGCCGCAACAACGCTGCAGGACAAAGACGGCAGGACCCACACCACGGAAGAAATCATCAAATGGACTGTAGCCAACAGCCGGACTCCAGGAATTCCTCTTAACTACTCCTTTGTCAGACTGGGGATGCTCGGCGGTGCAGGAGTGGACTTCATTGCCATGGGCAGGCAGGCGGGCGGAATGGCTGCCAGAATTCTGAAAGGGACTCCCGCCGGGGATATTCCCCTTGAAGATGCCAAAAGATATGCCCTGGTCTTCAACCTGAAACGGGCACGGGAACTTGGCCTGACAATTCCAAACGACATGCTTATGGCTGCCGATGCTGTGTACAAATAA
- a CDS encoding endonuclease/exonuclease/phosphatase family protein: protein MMYTFLRYITPVFFLLILAVAAWFNFKWYKDPPFEISRIETGPINKYGGESRIQTEPEETFTIISYNMGFAAGPMQHTLADEHPESFFTANLEKLAAMIKVRKADVVLLQEIDLDSKRSWYMNQLDILMKTLGWGYAAPVVDWDMYFPLRKERKITKATVVISRFPLVSNEFCLTSAKPVFENNLLNIFYYPLLWKSCMQRVTVKAGIRELDIFNVHLCVWNRAARIAQANFLADWVRRTERNRNFIIGGDFNFQAYIRGTPVPTDDMLREPFLNIIWDSADGIKEILSSRTDSTDRLHEQFTFPERKHRYDFMFYSQKLKLERAGVIKDIDASDHLPVFGIFRFTP from the coding sequence ATGATGTATACTTTTTTAAGATATATTACACCTGTTTTTTTTCTGCTTATCCTGGCTGTTGCGGCATGGTTTAATTTCAAATGGTACAAAGACCCTCCATTTGAAATAAGCAGAATAGAAACCGGCCCGATAAATAAATACGGCGGGGAAAGCCGGATTCAGACTGAACCGGAAGAGACATTCACCATAATCAGCTACAATATGGGATTTGCCGCAGGCCCCATGCAGCACACTCTGGCCGATGAACACCCCGAATCTTTCTTCACTGCCAATCTGGAAAAGCTTGCAGCCATGATCAAGGTCAGGAAGGCCGATGTAGTGCTCCTGCAGGAAATCGACCTTGATTCAAAACGAAGCTGGTACATGAACCAGCTCGATATCCTAATGAAAACACTTGGCTGGGGATATGCGGCCCCGGTTGTGGACTGGGATATGTACTTCCCGCTACGCAAGGAACGCAAAATAACCAAGGCCACTGTCGTAATTTCCAGATTCCCGCTTGTGTCCAATGAATTCTGCCTGACCTCGGCCAAACCTGTTTTTGAAAACAACCTGCTGAATATCTTTTATTATCCGTTGCTTTGGAAGTCCTGCATGCAGCGGGTCACGGTAAAGGCAGGCATCCGGGAACTGGATATATTCAATGTCCACCTTTGTGTATGGAACAGGGCCGCAAGGATTGCGCAGGCGAATTTTCTTGCAGACTGGGTACGCAGAACTGAACGGAACAGGAATTTCATAATCGGCGGAGATTTCAACTTCCAGGCCTACATCAGGGGAACTCCGGTCCCTACGGACGACATGCTCCGAGAGCCCTTTCTTAACATCATCTGGGACAGTGCCGACGGAATTAAGGAAATCCTGTCCAGTCGTACAGACTCCACTGACAGGCTCCATGAACAATTCACCTTTCCGGAAAGAAAACACCGCTACGACTTTATGTTTTATTCACAAAAACTGAAACTTGAACGCGCCGGGGTGATTAAGGACATTGACGCTTCCGATCACCTGCCTGTATTCGGGATTTTCAGATTTACCCCATAG
- a CDS encoding ATP-binding protein — MKKKNSTYRLSTLVSAAICCMVVFTALALGGVFSYSYIGSLKNEFYDRVHAEGEGYSLEVYGFIHQARSRLEELGRDNSIRVTMMLGVDYPLAEKLDEYNQLPAGVDYFIQRKGDEKIFSSSSEPYDEKLVRSALKSAPYNCSLCPGPEDRISTIFSIPIRSRSELVGTAACLVDFSAARLAQELKKNSGSRILISENGKVFDMFKGNTVSVSIGPRIGNGMTEASINESMHGILFKSDLVPGLSYFAPDRRLNESLYRTFWLLMPFVVAVTGLGVIVSLFISSKLTRPLRDIMDSAGNISNGLEEDIDLRGSRLYEINALQNSLALMLQSLRKSKGLEQYQFFFDNVGDIVCITDLDGMFLEINSTACSSLGYSREEFMSKTFFELVPPYERQSLRGVLNALFAGNSPDSFECVMETSSGTTMHCEIRSRKIEYRGQDALLSVARDVTGRKRDEEELQRYAAELLKAKQVEERNSAHMAETLKKLEEAMARAEVASRTKSDFLAQMSHEIRTPMNSILGMAEMLAETELTEEQKSYVKIFGDSGRALLSLINDILDLSKIESGKLTLENTVFDIDLMVDEVAGIMSVTAWKKGLVFTCQVAPGTPSLFKGDPTRIKQIIVNLLSNAIKFTDSGAVTLEVSEEKESDSRSRLVLIVRDTGIGISEEKVDMIFENFVQADSSTTRKYGGTGLGLSITRNLVKLMEGIISVRNIPAGGAEFRAEISVDRVPRASGEDASVRAAVQGRKILVIEESPVVRNYICDCLNAWGAVCAHCETTAESCTDSEKPCPDAELVILPDKLGESEDPAKTKDASNDAGQNSPSLCTISTSPGDSSNHPEVNRIFGVKGCVRWPVTRGGLRQAMIDIYGTADRKKKIQQEIPDLPPLRILVAEDSESNRMLLDFYLKDTPFRLTYATDGIIAVDLYRQHKYDLVIMDMQMPAKDGYTATAELREYEKLMGYPATPVIALTADSFTADRTRCLKAGCTDYISKPVKKITLIKSILKFCAS, encoded by the coding sequence ATGAAAAAAAAGAACTCCACTTACCGACTTTCAACTCTTGTATCAGCAGCCATATGCTGCATGGTCGTTTTTACAGCATTGGCCCTTGGCGGAGTTTTTTCATACAGCTACATAGGCAGCCTCAAGAATGAATTCTATGATCGGGTACATGCCGAAGGTGAAGGTTACAGCCTTGAGGTGTACGGTTTCATACACCAGGCCAGATCCAGACTGGAGGAACTGGGCAGAGACAATTCCATACGGGTAACCATGATGCTCGGTGTAGACTATCCTCTTGCCGAAAAACTGGATGAGTACAACCAGCTCCCTGCGGGGGTCGACTACTTTATTCAACGCAAGGGAGACGAAAAAATATTTTCGTCGTCCTCCGAACCGTACGATGAAAAACTTGTACGATCCGCCCTGAAAAGCGCCCCGTACAACTGCTCGTTATGTCCGGGTCCGGAAGACCGCATTTCCACAATTTTTTCCATTCCCATCAGGAGCAGGTCCGAACTTGTCGGAACGGCTGCGTGCCTTGTGGACTTCTCCGCTGCCAGACTGGCGCAGGAACTGAAAAAGAACTCCGGGAGCAGAATACTCATTTCCGAAAACGGAAAAGTATTTGATATGTTTAAGGGAAACACTGTTTCAGTGTCCATAGGACCCCGAATAGGCAACGGCATGACCGAAGCATCCATAAACGAATCGATGCACGGCATACTGTTCAAAAGTGATCTCGTTCCAGGATTGTCTTACTTTGCTCCGGACCGCAGATTAAATGAATCCCTCTACCGGACCTTCTGGCTGCTGATGCCCTTTGTGGTAGCCGTAACAGGTCTGGGAGTGATCGTTTCGCTTTTCATCAGCAGCAAACTGACTCGCCCGCTCAGGGACATTATGGATTCAGCCGGAAACATATCAAACGGGCTGGAAGAAGATATCGACCTCAGAGGCAGCCGCCTGTACGAAATCAATGCTCTCCAGAATTCCCTGGCTCTGATGCTGCAAAGTCTGCGCAAAAGCAAAGGGCTGGAGCAGTACCAGTTCTTTTTCGACAATGTCGGGGATATCGTCTGCATTACCGATCTGGATGGCATGTTCCTGGAAATCAACTCCACGGCATGCTCAAGCCTCGGCTACAGCCGGGAAGAATTCATGAGCAAAACATTCTTCGAGCTGGTTCCGCCCTATGAACGGCAAAGCCTCAGGGGAGTGCTCAACGCCCTTTTTGCAGGAAACAGTCCGGACAGCTTCGAATGTGTCATGGAGACCTCATCCGGAACGACCATGCACTGCGAAATCCGCTCCAGAAAAATCGAATATCGCGGGCAGGATGCCCTGCTGAGCGTTGCGCGAGACGTCACCGGACGCAAAAGGGATGAGGAGGAGCTGCAACGCTATGCGGCGGAACTCCTCAAGGCCAAACAGGTGGAGGAGCGCAACTCCGCACACATGGCCGAAACATTGAAAAAACTTGAGGAAGCCATGGCCAGGGCTGAGGTGGCCAGCCGGACCAAGAGCGATTTTCTGGCCCAGATGAGCCACGAAATCCGCACGCCCATGAATTCCATTCTCGGCATGGCCGAGATGCTGGCGGAAACAGAACTCACGGAAGAACAGAAAAGCTACGTAAAAATATTCGGAGACTCGGGCAGAGCACTGCTGAGCCTTATAAACGACATTCTTGATCTTTCTAAAATTGAATCCGGCAAGCTGACTCTTGAAAACACTGTTTTCGATATAGACCTCATGGTCGATGAAGTCGCCGGAATAATGTCTGTAACCGCATGGAAGAAGGGACTCGTCTTCACCTGCCAGGTGGCACCCGGAACACCGTCCCTGTTCAAGGGAGATCCGACCCGCATCAAACAGATTATCGTCAACCTGCTGAGCAACGCCATCAAATTCACAGATTCCGGCGCAGTGACCCTTGAAGTCTCGGAAGAGAAAGAATCCGATAGCCGCAGCAGACTGGTCCTGATTGTCAGGGATACGGGCATAGGAATTTCGGAAGAAAAGGTGGACATGATCTTCGAAAATTTCGTTCAGGCCGATTCATCCACCACCAGAAAATACGGGGGAACCGGACTGGGCCTCTCCATTACGCGCAATCTGGTTAAACTGATGGAGGGGATAATTTCCGTACGTAACATCCCTGCCGGCGGAGCCGAATTCCGGGCCGAAATATCAGTGGACCGGGTACCCAGAGCAAGTGGAGAAGATGCCTCGGTAAGGGCAGCCGTGCAGGGAAGAAAAATTCTTGTGATAGAAGAAAGCCCTGTGGTCAGAAATTACATCTGCGACTGTCTGAATGCCTGGGGAGCTGTTTGCGCTCACTGCGAAACGACTGCAGAGTCCTGCACCGACAGCGAGAAGCCCTGTCCTGATGCTGAACTTGTCATACTCCCGGACAAACTCGGGGAAAGCGAAGACCCCGCAAAAACCAAGGACGCCAGCAATGATGCCGGGCAGAATTCCCCCAGCCTGTGCACCATTTCCACCTCCCCCGGAGACAGCAGCAACCATCCCGAGGTCAACAGAATCTTCGGTGTAAAGGGCTGCGTACGCTGGCCGGTTACCCGAGGCGGACTGCGGCAGGCAATGATTGATATATATGGAACTGCGGACAGGAAGAAGAAAATACAGCAGGAGATTCCGGACCTGCCCCCGTTGCGCATCCTTGTGGCCGAAGACTCGGAGAGCAACCGGATGCTGCTGGATTTTTACCTCAAGGACACACCCTTCAGACTGACGTATGCGACCGATGGAATCATTGCTGTAGATCTGTACAGGCAGCACAAATACGATCTCGTAATCATGGATATGCAGATGCCCGCCAAGGACGGCTACACGGCAACCGCCGAGCTTAGGGAATACGAAAAGCTGATGGGCTACCCGGCCACACCGGTAATAGCCCTTACTGCGGACAGTTTTACAGCGGACCGCACCCGCTGCCTCAAGGCAGGGTGCACCGATTACATCTCCAAACCGGTTAAAAAAATCACCCTGATCAAATCGATACTCAAATTCTGCGCATCCTGA
- a CDS encoding TOBE domain-containing protein has translation MELSARNLIPGKVKEVTVGMVNAEVTIEVAPGVEVVSVITKSSVERMGIKVGDEIKAMIKATSVMLAK, from the coding sequence ATGGAACTTAGCGCACGCAACCTTATCCCCGGCAAAGTTAAAGAAGTAACCGTAGGTATGGTTAACGCTGAAGTAACTATCGAAGTTGCTCCCGGCGTTGAAGTTGTTTCCGTCATCACCAAAAGCTCCGTCGAAAGAATGGGCATCAAAGTCGGTGACGAAATCAAAGCCATGATCAAGGCAACCAGTGTAATGCTCGCTAAATAG
- a CDS encoding transporter substrate-binding domain-containing protein: protein MFPGILHAEELHREHVKILFGYRFPPFYTILSAKNPAENLSGVFIDVLSNFKKSYPQYIIEYKCLPRARISKMLREGAADAFALSSPMFNSPEENAKFEISVPLWSIEDHLLVRSDSAIRSADISVLKGKEIAVLHGNGYGLMDEYFERGSVKKHPVYSTSQILELVLSGRVDGGVCNRTTLPALMRRAKLSMSDFRIIEEPLYTYSLHLLVKRDRKAFLNDFNRFINENPLPEIK from the coding sequence ATGTTTCCCGGAATATTACATGCGGAAGAGTTGCATCGTGAGCATGTAAAAATACTGTTCGGATACAGGTTTCCTCCCTTTTATACCATATTGTCCGCAAAAAATCCTGCGGAAAATCTGAGCGGCGTATTTATTGATGTTCTTTCAAACTTTAAGAAGAGTTATCCGCAATACATTATTGAATACAAATGTCTGCCCAGGGCGCGTATTTCAAAAATGCTGCGTGAGGGAGCTGCTGATGCGTTCGCTTTGTCTTCTCCCATGTTCAACAGTCCGGAAGAAAATGCAAAATTTGAAATATCCGTTCCCTTATGGTCTATAGAGGACCATCTGCTTGTGAGGAGTGATTCTGCTATCCGTTCTGCGGATATTTCTGTTCTAAAAGGAAAGGAAATAGCCGTCCTGCACGGAAACGGATACGGGCTCATGGATGAGTATTTTGAGCGAGGGTCAGTAAAAAAGCATCCGGTTTACAGCACATCCCAGATTCTGGAGCTGGTGCTGAGCGGACGGGTGGACGGCGGAGTCTGCAACAGGACGACTCTGCCCGCCCTCATGAGACGGGCAAAGCTGTCCATGTCTGATTTCAGAATAATTGAAGAACCTCTGTACACGTACAGCCTGCATCTGCTGGTTAAACGTGACAGGAAGGCTTTTCTGAATGACTTCAACAGGTTTATAAATGAAAACCCGTTGCCGGAAATAAAATAA